One Glycine max cultivar Williams 82 chromosome 4, Glycine_max_v4.0, whole genome shotgun sequence DNA segment encodes these proteins:
- the LOC100814869 gene encoding protein DETOXIFICATION 27: MGNILNEGEHEHPLIKSKLPPQPHGSNNHSLFQRSCSESKKLWHIAAPSIFTRLAMFSITVVTQSLAGHLGDLDLAAISIACTVLISITFGFLLGMASALETLCGQAYGAGQQRILGVYLQRSWVVLFLSSILLLPVFIFATPVLKLIGQPVAVAEQAGLVAVWLIPLHLSFPFQFTLQRFLQCQLKTGIIAWVSGVALAVHVLVSWVFVYRMRIGIVGTALSIGFSWWLSVLGMLGYTLFGGCPRSWTGFSVEAFVGLWEFFKLSLASGVMLALENFYYRLLLIVSGYMHNTEIAIDALSVCVTIYGWESMIPLAFLGATGVRVANELGAGNAKGARFATVVSVVTTLFVGFIFWLVIVSFNKNLALIFTSSSSVIQMVNELAMLLAFTVLLNCIQPVLSGVAVGSGRQAVVAYINIGSYYLIGIPLGVLLGWLLPSGIGMWTGMMSGTVVQTLILAIITMRYDWEKEVQKAQILVEEEATFNDQ, encoded by the exons ATGGGAAATATTCTGAATGAAGGAGAGCATGAGCATCCTCTGATAAAGTCAAAGCTGCCACCACAACCACACGGATCCAACAATCACTCTCTCTTCCAACGATCATGTTCCGAATCCAAGAAGCTATGGCACATCGCTGCCCCCTCCATCTTCACCCGCCTCGCCATGTTCTCCATCACCGTCGTCACCCAGTCCTTAGCCGGCCACCTCGGCGATCTCGACCTCGCCGCCATTTCCATCGCCTGCACCGTCCTCATCTCCATCACCTTCGGTTTCTTG TTGGGTATGGCGAGTGCGCTTGAGACACTATGCGGGCAGGCGTACGGCGCCGGACAACAGCGCATATTGGGCGTTTATTTGCAACGCTCGTGGGTTGTTCTGTTCCTGTCTTCCATTCTGTTGTTGCCGGTGTTCATTTTTGCGACGCCGGTGTTGAAGCTAATAGGGCAGCCCGTCGCGGTGGCGGAGCAGGCGGGGCTGGTGGCGGTTTGGTTGATCCCATTGCACCTGAGCTTCCCGTTCCAGTTCACTTTGCAGCGGTTCCTGCAGTGCCAGTTGAAGACCGGCATCATTGCTTGGGTTTCAGGGGTGGCTCTTGCGGTTCACGTGTTAGTGAGTTGGGTTTTTGTTTATAGGATGAGAATTGGGATTGTTGGCACTGCTCTTTCCATTGGTTTCTCGTGGTGGCTCTCTGTTTTGGGAATGCTCGGGTATACACTCTTTGGTGGTTGCCCTCGCTCGTGGACTGGTTTTTCTGTTGAAGCTTTTGTTGGCCTTTGGGAATTCTTCAAACTTTCTTTGGCTTCTGGGGTCATGCTTGC GTTAGAGAATTTCTATTACAGACTGTTGCTTATAGTTTCTGGATATATGCATAACACTGAGATTGCAATTGATGCTCTTTCCGTTTG TGTGACTATTTATGGTTGGGAGTCCATGATACCACTAGCATTTTTGGGCGCAACCGG GGTGCGTGTAGCAAATGAGCTTGGTGCAGGCAATGCAAAAGGTGCAAGATTTGCAACTGTGGTTTCTGTGGTAACTACTTTATTTGTGGGATTTatattttggttggtaattgtGTCCTTCAACAAGAATCTTGCCTTGATCTTTACATCGAGCTCTTCCGTTATCCAAATGGTCAATGAGCTGGCAATGTTGTTAGCTTTTACTGTTCTTCTTAATTGCATTCAACCAGTTCTTTCAG GGGTGGCAGTTGGGTCTGGTCGTCAAGCAGTAGTGGCTTATATAAACATTGGCAGTTACTACTTGATTGGAATACCTCTTGGGGTTCTCCTCGGCTGGTTGCTTCCTTCGGGTATT GGTATGTGGACTGGAATGATGAGTGGAACAGTGGTTCAAACATTGATCTTGGCTATTATTACGATGAGATATGATTGGGAAAAAGAG GTACAGAAAGCCCAAATTCTTGTTGAAGAGGAAGCAACATTCAACGACCAATAA
- the LOC102664462 gene encoding uncharacterized protein: protein MANTEKNPNEECKVIFTRRESAEKEKRIEGELEDTKSYLAREAKKEISSVPAKKVPYPLVSSKKDKELYFARFLDIFDKLEITIPFREALQHMPLYTKFLKDLLTKKGKYINDESIVVEGNCSIVIQRILPQKFKDPGNVTISYSIGDVPVGKAFIDLGASINLMSLSMCRRIKNLKMASTRMTLQLAYCSITRPFGVVEDVLVKVHHFTFPMDFVIMDIEEDAKIPLILGWSFMLTKKCVVDMGNANLEMSVEDQKVTFNMFEALKYPKTCFKVEAVEQEADLARQHLKNVLLEKDEAKTIVNPSNPSNVFPGPRQVKAQTTPDVPLVPPPVIPPPATSSTDDKPSSSSTQPKQLFLMLQSLHHDQY from the exons ATGGCCAACACGGAGAAGAATCCCAATGAGGAGTGCAAGGTAATTTTCACTAGGAGGGAAAGTGctgagaaggaaaagagaatTGAAGGAGAATTGGAGGAT ACCAAGAGTTATTTAGCTCGGGAGGCTAAAAAGGAGATATCATCAGTCCCAGCGAAGAAAGTTCCATATCCCTTAGTGTCATCCAAGAAAGACAAGGAGTTATATTTTGCTCGTTTTCTTGACATCTTCGATAAGCTGGAGATCACCATTCCCTTTAGAGAGGCCTTACAACATATGCCTTTGTATACCAAATTTTTGAAGGACCTCCTTACAAAGAAAGGGAAATATATCAACGATGAGAGCATcgtggtggaaggaaattgtagtatTGTGATCCAGAGGATTTTGCCACAAAAATTCAAAGATCCAGGAAATGTAACCATTTCATACTCTATTGGGGATGTACCAGTGGGTAAAGCTTTCATTGACTTAGGAGCAAGCATCAACTTGATGTCCCTATCCATGTGCCgaagaataaaaaatctaaagatggcTTCTACGAGGATGACACTCCAGCTAGCATATTGTTCCATCACAAGACCGTTCGGGGTAGTTGAAGACGTCCTGGTCAAAGTCCACCACTTCACCTTTCCTATGGACTTTGTAATCATGGACATTGAAGAAGATGCTAAGATTCCCTTGATTCTGGGTTGGTCATTCATGTTGACTAAAAAGTGTGTTGTGGACATGGGGAATGCCAACTTGGAGATGAGTGTGGAGGACCAGAAAGTCACCTTCAACATGTTTGAGGCATTAAAGTATCCCAAGACTTGCTTCAAGGTGGAGGCAGTTGAGCAAGAAGCTGACCTTGCAAGGCAACACCTGAAGAATGTGCTTCTAGAAAAAGATGAAGCCAAAACAATCGTGAATCCATCAAACCCTTCCAATGTCTTCCCTGGGCCAAGGCAAGTCAAGGCCCAAACCACTCCAGACGTTCCACTAGTGCCACCTCCAGTGATCCCTCCTCCAGCCACTTCTTCTACAGACGACAAGCCTTCTTCCTCTTCTACTCAGCCGAAGCAACTCTTCCTCATGCTACAGAGCCTCCACCATGACCAATACTGA
- the LOC100813805 gene encoding pentatricopeptide repeat-containing protein At5g27460 isoform X1, with product MANRFISAGIRRFVFGARTLCSSVDSRASAFHVPLARKLKSRKQSPLPALKNWVDEGNDVSHSELRRIARTLVKSKCYHHALEVVKWIENQKNFHMIPADYAMKLELIIENYDLMEAEEYFMNLPDSAAKKAACLTLLRGYIRVRDTNKAETFMVKLYELGLVLSPHPFNEMMKLYLATCEYRKVPLVMQQMKRNKVPCNVLSYNLWMNACTEEEGYGVAAVETVFRQMQNDRNVEVGWSSLATLANAYKKAGQSKKAILVLKDAERKLSTCNRLGYFFLITLYASLKEKEGVLRLWEASKAVGGRISCANYICILICLVKLGDIVQAKRIFLEWESNCQKYDIRVSNVLLGAYARNGSMEEAESLHLHTLQKGGCPNYKTLEILMEGYVNWQKMDEAIITMKRALAMMKDCHWRPPHGLVLAIAEYLEKDGNLKYANKYITDLRNFGLFSLSLYKILLRMHLSANKPPFHILKMMDEDKIEMDNETLSILKAFTGCVQAEVFGGEAVTWNSVSFLGFFKENFNSYISMYVFRLKQVELKSTGAERFCGI from the exons ATGGCGAACCGCTTCATTTCCGCCGGAATCAGACG TTTTGTGTTCGGTGCACGAACTCTGTGTAGCTCCGTAGATTCTCGCGCTTCCGCGTTCCACGTGCCGCTCGCGCGAAAACTCAAATCCCGTAAGCAGAGTCCATTGCCGGCGCTTAAAAATTGGGTGGACGAAGGCAACGATGTTTCACACTCTGAGCTCAGACGCATCGCCAGAACCCTCGTCAAATCGAAGTGCTACCACCACGCCCTCGAG GTAGTTAAATGGATAGAAAACCAGAAGAATTTCCATATGATCCCAGCTGATTATGCTATGAAATTGGAATTAATCATTGAGAATTATGATCTAATGGAAGCTGAAGAATATTTTATGAATCTACCTGACTCAGCTGCAAAGAAGGCTGCCTGTCTCACACTTCTACGTGGCTATATAAGAGTTAGGGACACTAATAAAGCCGAGACTTTCATGGTGAAGCTCTATGAACTGGGGCTAGTGCTGAGCCCACACCCTTTTAATGAGATGATGAAACTATATCTAGCAACATGTGAGTACAGGAAAGTACCCCTTGTTATGCAGCAAATGAAGCGAAATAAAGTACCCTGCAATGTTCTGTCCTACAACCTTTGGATGAATGCTTGTACTGAGGAAGAAGGATATGGGGTTGCAGCAGTTGAGACAGTTTTCAGACAAATGCAAAATGATAGGAATGTTGAAGTGGGATGGAGCAGTCTTGCTACATTAGCCAATGCTTATAAGAAAGCAGGACAATCTAAGAAGGCCATTCTGGTTCTCAAAGATGCTGAAAGGAAACTATCTACCTGTAACCGTCTTGGTTACTTCTTCCTCATAACACTATATGCTTCTTtgaaggaaaaggaaggagTCTTGCGGTTATGGGAAGCTAGTAAGGCAGTTGGTGGAAGAATCAGTTGTGCCAACTACATTTGCATACTGATATGCTTGGTGAAGCTTGGGGACATTGTACAGGCCAAGAGAATCTTCTTAGAATGGGAATCTAATTGTCAGAAGTACGATATCAGAGTGTCTAATGTTCTTTTGGGTGCATATGCGCGCAATGGATCAATGGAAGAAGCTGAATCATTACATCTTCACACATTGCAGAAGGGTGGTTGTCCAAACTATAAGACATTGGAAATTCTCATGGAAGGATATGTGAATTGGCAAAAAATGGATGAGGCTATTATTACCATGAAAAGAGCTTTGGCTATGATGAAAGATTGCCATTGGAGGCCGCCACATGGACTTGTGTTAGCCATTGCAGAGTATTTGGAGAAAGATGGGAATCTCAAATATGCAAACAAGTATATTACAGATCTCCGTAATTTTGGTCTTTTTAGTTTATCATTGTATAAAATATTGCTTAGAATGCACCTTTCTGCCAACAAACCACCTTTCCATATCCTTAAAATGATGGATGAAGATAAAATTGAGATGGATAACGAGACACTTTCCATTCTTAAAGCTTTCACTGG ATGTGTTCAAGCTGAAGTGTTTGGAGGTGAAGCAGTAACCTGGAACTCAGTTTCATTCTTAG GCTTTTTCAAGGAAAATTTCAATTCTTACATCAGTATGTACGTGTTTAGGTTAAAACAAGTGGAGCTCAAATCAACAGGTGCTGAAAGATTTTGTGGGATCTGA
- the LOC100813805 gene encoding pentatricopeptide repeat-containing protein At5g27460 isoform X2, producing the protein MANRFISAGIRRYAQPRLLSPLSDYQPNQLSKFCFISFVFGARTLCSSVDSRASAFHVPLARKLKSRKQSPLPALKNWVDEGNDVSHSELRRIARTLVKSKCYHHALEVVKWIENQKNFHMIPADYAMKLELIIENYDLMEAEEYFMNLPDSAAKKAACLTLLRGYIRVRDTNKAETFMVKLYELGLVLSPHPFNEMMKLYLATCEYRKVPLVMQQMKRNKVPCNVLSYNLWMNACTEEEGYGVAAVETVFRQMQNDRNVEVGWSSLATLANAYKKAGQSKKAILVLKDAERKLSTCNRLGYFFLITLYASLKEKEGVLRLWEASKAVGGRISCANYICILICLVKLGDIVQAKRIFLEWESNCQKYDIRVSNVLLGAYARNGSMEEAESLHLHTLQKGGCPNYKTLEILMEGYVNWQKMDEAIITMKRALAMMKDCHWRPPHGLVLAIAEYLEKDGNLKYANKYITDLRNFGLFSLSLYKILLRMHLSANKPPFHILKMMDEDKIEMDNETLSILKAFTGCVQAEVFGGEAVTWNSVSFLG; encoded by the exons ATGGCGAACCGCTTCATTTCCGCCGGAATCAGACGGTACGCACAACCCCGTCTTCTCTCTCCGCTTTCTGATTATCAACCTAATCAACTCAGCAAATTTTGCTTCATCAGTTTTGTGTTCGGTGCACGAACTCTGTGTAGCTCCGTAGATTCTCGCGCTTCCGCGTTCCACGTGCCGCTCGCGCGAAAACTCAAATCCCGTAAGCAGAGTCCATTGCCGGCGCTTAAAAATTGGGTGGACGAAGGCAACGATGTTTCACACTCTGAGCTCAGACGCATCGCCAGAACCCTCGTCAAATCGAAGTGCTACCACCACGCCCTCGAG GTAGTTAAATGGATAGAAAACCAGAAGAATTTCCATATGATCCCAGCTGATTATGCTATGAAATTGGAATTAATCATTGAGAATTATGATCTAATGGAAGCTGAAGAATATTTTATGAATCTACCTGACTCAGCTGCAAAGAAGGCTGCCTGTCTCACACTTCTACGTGGCTATATAAGAGTTAGGGACACTAATAAAGCCGAGACTTTCATGGTGAAGCTCTATGAACTGGGGCTAGTGCTGAGCCCACACCCTTTTAATGAGATGATGAAACTATATCTAGCAACATGTGAGTACAGGAAAGTACCCCTTGTTATGCAGCAAATGAAGCGAAATAAAGTACCCTGCAATGTTCTGTCCTACAACCTTTGGATGAATGCTTGTACTGAGGAAGAAGGATATGGGGTTGCAGCAGTTGAGACAGTTTTCAGACAAATGCAAAATGATAGGAATGTTGAAGTGGGATGGAGCAGTCTTGCTACATTAGCCAATGCTTATAAGAAAGCAGGACAATCTAAGAAGGCCATTCTGGTTCTCAAAGATGCTGAAAGGAAACTATCTACCTGTAACCGTCTTGGTTACTTCTTCCTCATAACACTATATGCTTCTTtgaaggaaaaggaaggagTCTTGCGGTTATGGGAAGCTAGTAAGGCAGTTGGTGGAAGAATCAGTTGTGCCAACTACATTTGCATACTGATATGCTTGGTGAAGCTTGGGGACATTGTACAGGCCAAGAGAATCTTCTTAGAATGGGAATCTAATTGTCAGAAGTACGATATCAGAGTGTCTAATGTTCTTTTGGGTGCATATGCGCGCAATGGATCAATGGAAGAAGCTGAATCATTACATCTTCACACATTGCAGAAGGGTGGTTGTCCAAACTATAAGACATTGGAAATTCTCATGGAAGGATATGTGAATTGGCAAAAAATGGATGAGGCTATTATTACCATGAAAAGAGCTTTGGCTATGATGAAAGATTGCCATTGGAGGCCGCCACATGGACTTGTGTTAGCCATTGCAGAGTATTTGGAGAAAGATGGGAATCTCAAATATGCAAACAAGTATATTACAGATCTCCGTAATTTTGGTCTTTTTAGTTTATCATTGTATAAAATATTGCTTAGAATGCACCTTTCTGCCAACAAACCACCTTTCCATATCCTTAAAATGATGGATGAAGATAAAATTGAGATGGATAACGAGACACTTTCCATTCTTAAAGCTTTCACTGG ATGTGTTCAAGCTGAAGTGTTTGGAGGTGAAGCAGTAACCTGGAACTCAGTTTCATTCTTAG GTTAA
- the LOC100803818 gene encoding purine permease 1, which yields MAEGRNEDKDRTMKRLLLITNCLLLTIGTSGGPLVMRLYFLHGGHRVWLSSFLETAGFPLMLLPLAVSYFRRRRTAAAGTSKPKLISMKPPLLAASAFIGILTGLDDYLYAYGVARLPVSTSALIIATQLGFTAFFAFLLVRQKFTAYSVNAVVLLTVGAGVLALHTSGDRPPGESVKEYVMGFVMTVIAAALYGFILPLVELVYKKIKQPLTYSLVMEIQFVMCFSATLFCLLGMIINNDFKVIPREAKKFEHGEGSYYAVLVGSAILWQAFFLGAIGVIFCASSLFSGILIAVLLPVTEVLAVIFYKEKFQAEKGVSLLLSLWGMVSYFYGEIKHSKKMKMKNSDTEAELAQQYS from the exons ATGGCCGAAGGAAGAAACGAAGACAAAGACAGAACCATGAAGCGCCTTCTTCTCATAACAAACTGTCTCTTACTCACCATCGGCACCTCCGGTGGGCCCCTCGTGATGCGTCTCTACTTCCTTCACGGCGGCCACCGCGTCTGGCTCTCCAGCTTCCTCGAAACCGCCGGCTTCCCCCTCATGCTCCTACCCCTCGCCGTATCGTACTTCCGTCGCCGCCGCACCGCCGCCGCCGGAACCTCCAAACCGAAATTAATCTCTATGAAGCCCCCTCTCCTCGCCGCCTCCGCCTTCATCGGAATCCTCACCGGCCTCGACGACTACCTTTACGCCTACGGCGTGGCGAGGCTTCCGGTCTCCACTTCCGCCCTCATCATCGCAACGCAACTCGGCTTCACCGCGTTCTTCGCGTTCCTTCTCGTGAGGCAGAAGTTCACGGCGTACTCCGTAAACGCCGTCGTTTTGCTCACTGTCGGCGCCGGCGTTTTGGCGCTTCACACCAGCGGAGACCGTCCCCCTGGCGAGTCCGTTAAGGAATATGTTATGGGCTTTGTGATGACAGTGATCGCTGCGGCATTGTATGGATTCATTTTACCCTTGGTGGAGTTGGTgtacaaaaaaatcaaacagcCTCTTACTTACTCTCTTGTCATGGAGATTCAGTTCGTTATGTGCTTCTCCGCCACTCTCTTTTGCCTCCTTGGAATGATCATCAACAATGACTTTAAG GTGATTCCGAGGGAAGCCAAAAAATTTGAGCACGGAGAAGGAAGTTACTATGCTGTTTTGGTGGGGAGTGCAATATTATGGCAGGCTTTTTTCTTGGGGGCGATTGGGGTTATATTTTGTGCCTCGTCTTTGTTTTCTGGTATTTTGATTGCGGTGTTGCTACCCGTAACGGAAGTGTTGGCGGTTattttctacaaagaaaagtttcaaGCCGAAAAAGGGGTTTCTCTGTTGCTCTCGCTTTGGGGCATGGTGTCCTACTTCTATGGGGAGATTAAACACtcaaagaaaatgaagatgaagaacagTGATACTGAAGCAGAACTGGCACAACAGTATTCGTGA
- the LOC100813267 gene encoding LOW QUALITY PROTEIN: glutathione transferase GST 23-like (The sequence of the model RefSeq protein was modified relative to this genomic sequence to represent the inferred CDS: substituted 2 bases at 2 genomic stop codons) → MARESSLTLIGFWGSPFVLRIKWALELKGIQYQYVEEDLSNKSAMLLQYNPVYKKVPVLVHDGKPLAESLVILEYIDETWKQDPSLPHDPYEKAKARFWSKFVXXKAVMATFSKGGEEQQKAAQEARENLKTLEGGLEGKRYFGGEKIGFADIAIAWLGYWIRIVEEIVGINLIDKELMAKLDAWFDDFLELPVIKECMPPCDKLLKHNKAFHKLLTSSST, encoded by the exons atggcaAGAGAATCATCATTGACGTTAATAGGATTCTGGGGTAGTCCTTTTGTTCTCAGGATCAAGTGGGCTCTTGAACTAAAAGGGATTCAGTACCAATATGTGGAAGAAGATCTCAGCAACAAGAGTGCTATGCTCCTACAGTATAACCCAGTCTACAAGAAGGTACCGGTTCTTGTGCATGATGGTAAGCCCCTCGCAGAATCACTGGTGATTCTTGAGTATATTGATGAGACCTGGAAGCAAGATCCCTCCCTTCCACATGATCCCTATGAAAAGGCCAAGGCACGATTCTGGTCCAAATTCGTTTGATGAAAAG CTGTTATGGCCACCTTTTCCAAAGGAGGGGAGGAACAACAGAAGGCAGCACAAGAAGCTAGAGAGAATCTGAAGACCCTTGAAGGAGGATTAGAGGGGAAGCGCTACTTTGGAGGTGAAAAAATAGGCTTCGCTGATATTGCTATTGCCTGGCTTGGATACTGGATACGAATAGTGGAGGAAATTGTGGGTATAAACCTCATTGATAAAGAGTTGATGGCTAAGCTTGATGCTTGGTTCGATGATTTTCTTGAGCTTCCTGTTATCAAAGAATGCATGCCACCTTGTGATAAATTGCTTAAACACAACAAGGCCTTCCACAAGCTCTTGACATCTTCATCCACTTGA